A genomic region of Zea mays cultivar B73 chromosome 6, Zm-B73-REFERENCE-NAM-5.0, whole genome shotgun sequence contains the following coding sequences:
- the LOC103629942 gene encoding uncharacterized protein: MWAGPSAGNRLHNKRARAPRSARLCIHPPHSDTAAMDAAGGGTVVVGGLDDADIGFFSRRKHRCCGCFWTSSSPHARRASGGADEGWWHDVREGGSGAVSGRRRWWRRGVDALMKVREWSELMAGPRWKTFIRRFRRGSSRHGANGGGKLNYDPLSYALNFDEGHGAANPEDGDYQGYDRDISTRFVAPLPGSAKSSSMDLGGRDAPPLFLHHPQSPRAPTGG, translated from the coding sequence ATGTGGGCGGGACCGTCCGCCGGAAACCGCCTCCACAATAAAAGAGCTCGCGCGCCGCGCAGCGCCCGCCTATGCATTCACCCACCCCACTCGGACACCGCCGCCATGGACGCTGCTGGCGGAGGCACCGTGGTAGTGGGTGGCCTCGATGATGCGGACATCGGCTTCTTCTCCCGCCGCAAGCACCGCTGCTGCGGCTGTTTCTGGACCTCATCGTCCCCGCACGCGCGGCGCGCGAGCGGAGGCGCCGACGAGGGGTGGTGGCACGACGTCAGGGAAGGGGGAAGCGGAGCAGTGTCAGGCAGGCGTCGGTGGTGGCGGCGCGGGGTGGACGCGCTCATGAAGGTGCGGGAGTGGTCAGAGCTGATGGCCGGCCCACGGTGGAAGACCTTCATCCGCCGGTTCCGCCGTGGCAGCTCGCGCCACGGGGCCAACGGCGGGGGCAAACTCAACTACGACCCGCTCAGCTACGCACTCAATTTCGACGAGGGACACGGAGCCGCCAACCCCGAGGACGGCGACTACCAGGGCTACGACCGCGACATCTCTACGCGCTTCGTAGCGCCGCTGCCTGGGTCGGCCAAGTCGTCGTCCATGGACCTCGGCGGCCGCGACGCGCCGCCGCTGTTCCTCCACCACCCGCAGTCCCCACGCGCGCCTACCGGGGGCTGA